In the genome of Candidatus Ruthia magnifica str. Cm (Calyptogena magnifica), one region contains:
- a CDS encoding chorismate--pyruvate lyase family protein has product MINTKNLIWTNLNQVSNIPNHVLIWLNDHQSLTAKLKQKFNHFSINVLSQIESFVYANEAELLDWNGQSIVREVELLGDNQVVVFARSIIPITNDTKNLLKIGSKPLGEALFNDKSIKRSQLQITHTHDTWGRRSIFTIGSTQVLVSEFFIKNLYAV; this is encoded by the coding sequence ATGATTAACACAAAAAACTTGATATGGACAAACTTAAATCAAGTGAGCAATATACCTAACCACGTTCTTATTTGGCTTAATGACCACCAATCCTTAACTGCTAAATTAAAGCAAAAATTTAATCATTTTTCCATCAATGTTTTATCACAAATAGAGTCTTTTGTATATGCTAATGAAGCAGAATTGCTTGACTGGAACGGCCAATCTATTGTGCGTGAAGTAGAACTTTTAGGAGATAATCAGGTTGTTGTATTTGCCAGATCAATTATCCCCATCACTAATGACACAAAAAACTTATTAAAAATTGGTAGTAAACCTTTAGGCGAGGCATTGTTTAATGATAAAAGTATTAAACGTAGTCAACTACAAATCACACACACACATGATACTTGGGGTAGAAGGTCTATTTTTACCATTGGTTCAACTCAAGTATTGGTCAGTGAATTTTTTATAAAAAATTTATATGCTGTATAA
- a CDS encoding Rid family detoxifying hydrolase encodes MQKHIISTSKAPKAIGTYSQAVHITGGSSVYLSGQIPLIPETMEIISDSIGEQINQVFKNLTAVCQTSNGDLKNIVKLNIYLTDLNNFPKVNEIMSTYFDEPYPARVVVGVNELPKGSMVEMDGIMAIEPYDYTY; translated from the coding sequence ATGCAAAAACATATTATTTCAACTAGCAAAGCCCCTAAAGCAATTGGTACTTACTCTCAAGCAGTGCATATTACTGGCGGTTCTAGCGTTTATTTATCCGGACAAATCCCTCTAATACCAGAAACAATGGAAATAATCAGCGACAGTATCGGCGAACAAATTAATCAAGTATTTAAAAATTTAACGGCTGTTTGTCAAACATCCAATGGCGACTTAAAAAATATTGTCAAACTTAATATATATCTCACTGATCTTAACAATTTTCCAAAAGTCAATGAAATTATGTCTACTTATTTTGATGAACCTTATCCCGCACGTGTGGTGGTTGGTGTTAATGAATTACCCAAGGGCTCAATGGTGGAAATGGATGGAATTATGGCAATAGAACCCTATGATTACACCTACTAA
- a CDS encoding inner membrane-spanning protein YciB: MKFLLDFFPIVLFFVIYRTMGLYMAIYAMIGATFLQIMITRYRMGKFENIHLITFGLLVFLGGITLALRDPAFLMWKVSVLYVVFAFVLVLSMWIGKKTLLQRMLGKELELPKNMWHQLSWLWGFGFTSIAIFNAHYVNLALGAREALFTATKLDSKIELTELDCVNTTMEQLCIVAQHTEESWVDFKLFGTMGLTFTLIIITIIFIKKYIKEDKK, translated from the coding sequence ATGAAATTTTTACTTGATTTTTTCCCTATTGTCCTATTTTTTGTTATTTATAGGACGATGGGTTTGTATATGGCAATTTATGCTATGATTGGTGCAACTTTTTTGCAGATAATGATTACCCGTTATCGAATGGGTAAGTTTGAAAATATCCATTTAATAACATTTGGTTTATTGGTGTTTTTAGGCGGTATAACACTTGCCCTTAGAGACCCTGCATTTTTAATGTGGAAGGTTAGTGTGTTGTATGTGGTGTTTGCTTTTGTGTTGGTGTTAAGTATGTGGATTGGCAAGAAAACTCTATTACAAAGAATGTTGGGTAAAGAATTAGAATTGCCAAAAAATATGTGGCACCAGCTTAGTTGGTTATGGGGGTTTGGTTTTACAAGCATTGCAATTTTTAATGCTCATTATGTTAATCTTGCTTTAGGTGCTAGAGAGGCGTTATTTACTGCTACTAAACTTGATTCTAAAATTGAATTGACAGAGCTGGATTGTGTAAATACAACGATGGAACAGCTTTGTATTGTTGCCCAGCATACTGAAGAATCTTGGGTTGATTTCAAACTATTTGGCACCATGGGGTTGACATTTACATTGATTATTATAACGATAATTTTTATTAAAAAATACATTAAAGAGGATAAAAAATAA
- a CDS encoding NAD(P)H-dependent glycerol-3-phosphate dehydrogenase has product MSKNLSIIGAGAWGSALAIALYDNFDTIYLHAHTQDEVKILKPKYSALYPNNIKITCDFSKLQNSKDILIVTPSYAFSEVLEKIKPLISSAHQIAWGTKGFDTTKRCFLYESFERIFPNRNGCVISGPSFAFEVATNKPTALVVASVDKNTRKHFAKLIQTTTIRAYTNADIIGVEIGGSIKNILAIAAGIAAGLGYGINTQAALITRGLAEMSRLGVSLGAKNSTFVGLSGLGDLVLTCSDDLSRNRRFGKELAFNHSIKSALYNIGSTVEGLNTLELILSIANKKQVEMPICEQVYQVTQGKITPTEVVNYLMSREQTNE; this is encoded by the coding sequence ATGAGTAAAAACCTTAGTATTATTGGTGCTGGTGCTTGGGGGAGTGCTCTAGCCATTGCTCTTTATGATAATTTTGATACAATTTATCTACATGCCCATACTCAAGATGAAGTCAAAATACTAAAACCAAAATATTCTGCACTTTATCCTAACAATATAAAAATTACCTGTGATTTTTCTAAATTACAAAACTCCAAAGACATACTAATTGTTACACCTAGTTATGCATTTTCTGAGGTATTAGAAAAAATAAAACCACTAATTAGTAGCGCTCATCAGATTGCTTGGGGTACTAAAGGTTTTGATACCACCAAGAGATGTTTTTTATATGAAAGTTTTGAGCGTATATTCCCTAATCGCAATGGTTGTGTTATCTCTGGACCAAGCTTTGCTTTTGAAGTGGCAACGAATAAACCTACTGCATTAGTTGTGGCATCCGTTGATAAAAATACTAGAAAGCACTTTGCAAAATTAATACAAACAACCACCATACGTGCTTACACCAATGCTGATATTATCGGTGTAGAGATTGGCGGGTCAATTAAAAATATTTTAGCCATCGCTGCTGGTATTGCTGCAGGATTAGGTTATGGTATTAACACCCAAGCAGCATTGATTACTAGAGGCTTAGCAGAGATGTCACGCCTAGGGGTAAGTCTTGGTGCAAAAAACTCTACCTTTGTTGGCTTGTCTGGTTTGGGAGATTTAGTGCTTACTTGTTCAGATGATTTATCTAGAAACAGAAGGTTTGGCAAAGAATTAGCCTTTAATCATAGTATTAAAAGTGCATTATACAATATAGGAAGTACGGTTGAAGGTCTTAATACACTTGAGCTTATTTTATCTATTGCCAATAAAAAGCAAGTGGAAATGCCAATTTGTGAACAAGTTTATCAGGTTACACAAGGCAAGATAACGCCTACTGAAGTAGTCAACTATCTAATGTCTAGAGAGCAAACTAACGAATGA
- a CDS encoding PP0621 family protein: MGIVKLIIIVLLVWTGFLLLKKFRKPTDRIDQKTSINKMLACSVCKVHIPKNEAIIQNNKVYCSKEHLE, from the coding sequence ATGGGAATTGTTAAGTTAATTATTATTGTTTTACTTGTGTGGACAGGATTTTTACTTTTAAAAAAGTTTAGAAAACCAACTGATCGTATTGACCAAAAAACATCGATTAATAAAATGCTCGCTTGTAGTGTTTGTAAGGTTCATATTCCTAAAAATGAGGCAATTATTCAAAATAATAAGGTGTATTGCTCAAAAGAACATTTAGAGTAA
- a CDS encoding thioredoxin family protein: MVSTKTPICDFNTPAIDFSLKGVDEKMHTLKSCKGKNGLLVMFICNHCPYVKAIIDRIIYDTRIFKAIGINSVAIMSTNPNEYEVDSFKNMQKIAMSMNFPFPYLMDKTQQIANAYGAVCTPDFFGYNADLKLQYRGRFDASRKESIAVGIKRDLFDAMSQIATTGQGPKEQIPSIGCSIKWLHSVD; this comes from the coding sequence ATGGTTAGTACAAAAACCCCAATTTGTGATTTTAATACCCCGGCAATCGACTTTAGTTTAAAAGGTGTTGACGAAAAAATGCACACTTTAAAAAGTTGCAAAGGTAAAAACGGCCTATTGGTAATGTTTATTTGCAATCATTGCCCTTATGTTAAAGCAATTATTGATCGTATTATTTATGACACCAGAATATTCAAAGCAATAGGAATAAATTCTGTTGCAATTATGTCAACCAACCCAAATGAATATGAGGTTGACTCTTTTAAAAATATGCAAAAAATTGCCATGAGTATGAACTTCCCATTTCCGTACTTGATGGATAAAACTCAGCAGATTGCTAATGCCTATGGCGCTGTATGTACGCCTGATTTTTTTGGCTATAATGCTGATTTAAAATTGCAATATCGTGGTCGGTTTGACGCTTCACGTAAAGAATCTATAGCAGTAGGTATTAAACGTGATTTATTTGATGCAATGAGTCAAATAGCCACAACTGGACAAGGCCCTAAAGAACAAATTCCCTCAATAGGTTGCTCAATCAAATGGCTGCATAGTGTTGATTAA
- a CDS encoding anthranilate synthase component II, with protein MLLMIDNYDSFTYNLVQYFGELGQAVEVYRNDEITIQDIEKLAPKFLVISPGPCTPNEAGISIEAIKYFSKKMSILGVCLGFQAMVQAFGGHIIGAKKIMHGKMSSINHTNKGIFTNLKNPLNATRYHSLVAQQSTLPNCFEITSWTKDNKGKIDEIMGIRHKELAIEGVQFHPESILTEQGHEMLNNFLTGKTL; from the coding sequence ATGTTACTGATGATTGACAATTACGACTCATTTACCTATAACTTGGTGCAATATTTTGGAGAGTTGGGGCAAGCCGTTGAAGTGTATCGTAACGATGAAATTACAATACAAGACATTGAAAAACTTGCACCTAAATTTTTGGTAATTTCACCAGGCCCTTGTACACCAAATGAGGCTGGGATTTCAATTGAAGCTATTAAATACTTTTCTAAGAAAATGTCAATTTTAGGGGTTTGCTTAGGGTTTCAGGCTATGGTTCAAGCTTTTGGTGGACATATTATTGGTGCAAAAAAAATTATGCATGGTAAAATGTCTAGTATTAACCATACTAATAAGGGTATATTTACAAACCTTAAAAATCCACTCAATGCAACACGCTATCACTCCTTGGTAGCACAACAATCAACTCTACCCAACTGTTTTGAGATTACCTCATGGACTAAAGATAACAAGGGAAAGATAGACGAAATTATGGGCATTAGACACAAAGAACTTGCCATTGAAGGGGTACAATTTCACCCAGAATCAATTTTAACTGAACAGGGTCATGAAATGTTGAACAATTTTTTAACAGGAAAAACTTTATAA
- the recG gene encoding ATP-dependent DNA helicase RecG, whose protein sequence is MHQLFSPIIVLNGLGPKIQQKLNAIGIFNLEHLLFHLPTRYQDKTKLTKLNQAQVGDEVLIQLTIEHIEQVSTHQRQLLCYLSDSGHQDLLLRFFHFNQKQNFIRGDIIQCFGEIKIGKNSLEMHHPEYRLISKGQAHLLEKTLSPIYALTANIHQAQMKKWIDIALETLQQSNLYDNFKNLANNSMPTLKQALKTLHHPKVNDNIEQITNFNHPSQQRLIIEELCAQRLNLLQLKDKRKSKKSNIFKIKDVLTKKVLNVLGFQLTKAQQRSIDEINSDLASNFPMLRLLQGDVGSGKTIVAVFACLQAIENGFQVTIMAPNEALASQHLQEFSNYLDPLGIDIAFLTGSQSATQRVERLKKIIIDEVKIIIGTHVFLQTQVVFNKLGLVIIDEQHKFGVHQRLSLVQKAHNTPHQLVMTATPIPTSLIMSAYADLDCSVIDELPPGRKPTKTIALSNDKKDKVIEKIKQVCTTGNQVYWVCTLIEESETLRAKSATSTHHYLQENLKELTVVLIHGKMHKDEKSTIMDQFLKNKIDVLVATTVIEIGVNVTNSPLIVIENSERLGLSQLHQLRSRAGRDTNTSVCILMYQAPLSHSSFVRLDTLRQTNDGFKIAQKDLELRGPGEILGTQQAGIANMKIANIVRDRYLLKQVYFYSEKFLKLRKDKQQALITRWITDDKSQYGNT, encoded by the coding sequence ATGCATCAGTTATTTAGTCCAATCATTGTATTAAATGGATTAGGCCCAAAAATACAGCAAAAACTAAACGCTATTGGTATTTTTAATTTGGAACATTTATTGTTTCATCTACCAACACGTTATCAAGACAAAACCAAGCTAACTAAGCTAAATCAAGCTCAAGTAGGTGATGAGGTGTTAATTCAGCTAACCATAGAACATATCGAACAAGTATCAACTCATCAGCGACAACTGTTATGCTACTTATCTGATTCTGGTCATCAAGACTTATTACTTCGATTTTTTCATTTTAATCAAAAACAAAACTTCATTCGTGGTGATATCATCCAATGCTTTGGTGAAATAAAAATTGGCAAAAATAGCTTAGAAATGCACCACCCTGAATATCGATTAATCTCTAAAGGGCAGGCTCACTTACTAGAAAAAACACTCAGTCCCATATATGCATTAACTGCCAATATTCACCAAGCACAAATGAAAAAATGGATTGATATTGCATTAGAGACTTTACAACAATCAAACTTATATGACAATTTTAAAAATCTAGCAAATAATTCTATGCCTACTCTTAAACAGGCTTTGAAGACACTACACCATCCTAAAGTTAATGATAATATCGAACAAATTACTAATTTTAACCACCCTTCACAACAACGCCTGATTATTGAAGAGTTATGTGCACAACGACTTAACTTACTCCAACTCAAAGATAAACGTAAATCCAAAAAGTCTAATATCTTTAAGATTAAAGACGTTTTAACCAAAAAAGTACTAAACGTCTTAGGGTTTCAACTAACGAAAGCACAACAGCGTAGCATTGATGAAATTAATTCAGACCTTGCATCGAACTTTCCAATGCTTAGATTATTACAAGGTGACGTAGGATCAGGAAAGACTATTGTAGCCGTATTTGCTTGCTTACAAGCAATCGAAAATGGATTTCAAGTTACCATTATGGCACCCAATGAGGCACTTGCTTCACAACATTTACAAGAATTTTCAAATTATCTAGACCCTTTGGGTATTGATATTGCATTTTTAACTGGTTCACAAAGTGCAACACAAAGAGTAGAACGACTTAAAAAAATTATCATTGATGAAGTAAAAATTATCATTGGCACCCACGTATTCCTTCAAACTCAAGTTGTTTTTAATAAATTAGGTTTAGTGATTATTGACGAACAGCATAAATTCGGTGTACATCAACGCTTATCACTTGTACAAAAAGCACACAATACACCCCATCAACTGGTCATGACTGCCACCCCTATTCCAACCTCATTAATCATGAGTGCCTATGCAGATTTAGATTGTTCAGTGATTGATGAATTACCTCCTGGCAGAAAACCCACTAAAACCATTGCACTTAGCAATGATAAAAAAGACAAAGTGATTGAAAAAATCAAACAAGTTTGTACTACTGGTAATCAAGTATATTGGGTATGCACACTAATTGAAGAATCAGAAACGCTTCGTGCTAAATCTGCCACCAGTACTCATCATTATCTACAGGAAAATTTAAAAGAATTAACCGTAGTGCTGATTCATGGAAAGATGCACAAGGATGAAAAATCCACTATTATGGATCAATTTCTAAAAAACAAGATTGATGTTTTAGTCGCCACCACAGTCATTGAAATTGGGGTTAATGTCACCAACTCACCACTCATAGTGATTGAAAACTCTGAAAGATTGGGACTTTCACAATTACACCAATTACGTAGCCGTGCAGGGCGAGACACTAATACTAGCGTTTGTATTTTAATGTATCAGGCGCCACTCAGTCACAGTTCTTTTGTACGACTTGACACCTTAAGACAAACAAATGATGGCTTTAAAATTGCACAAAAAGACTTAGAGCTTCGTGGCCCTGGTGAGATTTTAGGCACACAGCAAGCAGGTATCGCTAATATGAAAATTGCCAATATTGTGCGTGATAGATATCTACTCAAACAAGTATATTTTTACTCAGAAAAATTCTTAAAATTAAGAAAAGACAAGCAGCAAGCACTTATTACTCGTTGGATTACTGATGATAAAAGCCAATATGGTAATACTTAA
- the rplM gene encoding 50S ribosomal protein L13: MKTFSAKAHEVKRDWLLVDADGKILGRFATQIASRLRGKHKPEYTPHTDTGDYIVIINASKIKVTGNKFEDKMYHHHTGYVGNLKSIAFKDLQAKKPEEIINKVVKGMLPKGPLGRDMFRKMKVFAGSEHTHGAQQPQVLDI; the protein is encoded by the coding sequence ATGAAAACATTTAGTGCTAAAGCACATGAAGTAAAAAGAGATTGGTTACTCGTTGACGCTGACGGTAAAATCTTAGGTCGTTTTGCAACGCAAATTGCCTCTCGTCTTCGTGGTAAGCATAAACCTGAATACACACCGCATACGGATACAGGCGATTATATTGTTATTATCAATGCCTCAAAAATTAAGGTAACAGGTAATAAATTTGAAGATAAAATGTACCACCACCATACGGGTTATGTTGGCAACTTAAAATCAATTGCATTTAAAGATTTACAAGCCAAAAAGCCAGAGGAAATTATCAATAAAGTAGTGAAAGGTATGTTGCCAAAAGGCCCTTTAGGTAGAGATATGTTTAGAAAAATGAAGGTATTTGCAGGTAGTGAACACACACACGGTGCACAGCAACCTCAAGTTTTAGATATTTAA
- a CDS encoding phosphoethanolamine transferase, producing MKLLQRITTTNLVLIVAIFLTTIGNFKFFSEVIEIYPLVDNIAFVASLLLWLLVFLVIGLLLICYRYSVKPILILLLIVSAIVAYFANNYSIIFDDNMIANSLETSVAESVDLFSFELIAYAILLGLIPSYWIYKVQIIKENFLQQLWSKLKVIVILLVMFVLITSIFSKSYTSFIRENKQLRLYINPTYYLYAIGKHINSKFETTTIPFKVIAQDALINRADDKKKLIIMVVGETARADRFSLNGYQRMTNPLLANENVISLRQMYSCGTDTAYSLPCMFSNLGRSDYTHVEGKNMSNALDILSYAGVKILWRDNNSNSKGVADRLTYQDFKSKSLNTVCNIECRDEGMLVGLQQYVDAHYDKDMLIILHMMGSHGPAYYKRYPEKFKIFTPICETNQLNKCTNVQISNAYDNTIVYTDYFLSKTINFLKNNQSLFKTAMFYMSDHGESLGENELYLHGMPYFIAPKEQIHVGSILWFGDEFFKDVDAELLNKKANTKLSHDGMFHTLLGLMNVDTLIYKEKLDYISYIK from the coding sequence ATGAAGCTTTTACAAAGAATAACGACAACTAATTTAGTACTTATTGTTGCGATATTTTTAACTACGATAGGCAATTTTAAATTCTTCTCAGAAGTGATTGAGATTTATCCTTTGGTTGATAATATCGCATTTGTGGCTTCCTTATTACTCTGGTTGCTTGTATTTTTAGTGATAGGGTTACTCTTAATTTGTTATCGATATAGCGTCAAGCCAATATTAATCTTATTGCTTATTGTTTCGGCTATTGTTGCTTATTTTGCCAATAATTATAGCATTATCTTTGATGATAATATGATTGCTAATAGTCTAGAAACCAGTGTGGCAGAGTCAGTCGACTTATTTAGTTTTGAGTTAATTGCATATGCTATTTTGTTAGGGCTAATTCCTAGTTATTGGATTTATAAGGTTCAAATTATTAAAGAAAATTTTCTGCAACAATTATGGTCTAAATTAAAAGTAATTGTTATTTTGTTGGTTATGTTTGTTCTGATAACTTCGATATTTTCTAAATCATACACTTCTTTTATTCGAGAAAATAAGCAACTTCGTCTATATATTAATCCAACTTATTATTTATATGCTATTGGTAAACATATCAATTCAAAATTTGAAACTACCACTATTCCTTTTAAGGTAATTGCTCAAGATGCATTAATCAATCGAGCTGATGATAAGAAAAAATTAATCATTATGGTTGTTGGTGAAACAGCCAGAGCAGATCGTTTTTCTTTGAATGGATATCAAAGAATGACTAATCCTTTGCTTGCAAATGAAAATGTGATTAGTTTAAGACAAATGTATTCTTGCGGTACGGATACTGCCTATTCATTGCCATGTATGTTTTCAAACTTAGGTCGAAGTGACTATACGCATGTCGAAGGTAAAAATATGAGTAATGCACTTGATATTTTAAGCTATGCAGGCGTGAAAATCTTGTGGAGAGATAACAATTCTAACTCAAAGGGTGTAGCAGATCGTCTCACTTATCAAGATTTTAAATCAAAGAGTTTGAATACAGTTTGTAATATTGAATGCAGAGATGAGGGGATGCTGGTTGGTTTGCAACAATATGTTGATGCTCATTATGACAAAGACATGCTTATTATTTTGCACATGATGGGTAGTCATGGCCCAGCATATTACAAACGTTATCCTGAAAAGTTTAAAATATTTACTCCTATATGTGAAACCAATCAGCTTAACAAATGCACAAATGTGCAAATTAGCAATGCGTATGACAATACCATTGTTTATACAGATTATTTTTTATCCAAAACAATCAATTTTTTAAAAAATAACCAAAGTCTATTTAAAACCGCTATGTTTTATATGAGTGATCATGGGGAATCTCTGGGAGAGAATGAATTATATCTGCATGGAATGCCCTATTTTATCGCTCCCAAGGAACAAATTCATGTTGGCTCAATTTTGTGGTTTGGTGATGAGTTTTTTAAAGATGTTGATGCAGAATTGTTAAATAAAAAAGCAAATACCAAACTTTCTCATGATGGTATGTTTCACACATTGTTAGGATTGATGAATGTAGATACCCTTATTTACAAAGAAAAGTTGGATTATATTAGTTATATCAAATAA
- a CDS encoding rhodanese-like domain-containing protein, translating to MEILEFLFADEQMFTTITLILLIALLVGNIVVDKLKKYEDIDANGAVTLMNNNDLILLDVREEKERKMGYIAGDIHIPLTSVKGKLSSLDKRKKLLVYCRSGSRSAHIAGLLTRNEFKNVYSLKGGFQAWKKAKLPIKI from the coding sequence ATGGAAATACTTGAATTTTTATTTGCTGATGAGCAAATGTTTACAACCATTACACTTATATTATTAATTGCTTTACTTGTTGGCAATATTGTTGTTGATAAATTAAAAAAATATGAAGATATTGATGCTAATGGGGCGGTCACACTCATGAATAATAACGATCTTATCCTATTAGATGTTAGAGAAGAAAAGGAGAGAAAGATGGGGTATATTGCTGGTGATATTCATATTCCACTTACTAGTGTTAAGGGTAAATTATCTTCATTGGATAAGCGTAAAAAGCTACTAGTATATTGTCGTAGTGGCTCTCGTTCAGCACATATTGCTGGATTATTAACACGCAATGAGTTTAAAAATGTATACAGTTTAAAAGGCGGTTTTCAAGCATGGAAAAAAGCCAAACTACCCATTAAAATTTAA
- a CDS encoding glutaredoxin domain-containing protein, with translation MKKNIIYCSYSCFFCQRAYQLLKKRDISFKKYHVKNIGDWNEVKEKIGRKTVPKVFINDFHISRFDDLLTAEQSGKLDEILN, from the coding sequence ATGAAAAAAAATATTATTTATTGCTCATATTCTTGTTTTTTTTGTCAAAGAGCTTATCAATTGCTTAAAAAAAGAGATATTTCTTTCAAAAAATACCACGTTAAAAATATAGGAGACTGGAATGAAGTCAAGGAAAAGATAGGTAGAAAAACCGTACCAAAAGTGTTTATTAATGATTTTCACATAAGTAGATTTGATGATTTATTAACTGCAGAACAATCTGGAAAATTAGATGAAATTCTAAATTAA
- the rpsI gene encoding 30S ribosomal protein S9 yields MAKTETYYATGRRKTSVARVYMTKGKGIFMVNRRPMNEYFGRETSSMIINQPLDMVEMRDKFDFNIMVKGGGDTGQAGAIRLGVTRALMVYDNDLRSELRKAGFVTRDARIVERKKVGRKKARKSEQFSKR; encoded by the coding sequence ATGGCAAAGACAGAAACTTATTATGCAACAGGAAGAAGAAAGACATCAGTAGCTCGTGTTTATATGACCAAAGGCAAAGGTATTTTTATGGTTAACAGGCGTCCAATGAATGAATACTTTGGACGTGAAACTTCTTCAATGATTATCAATCAACCATTAGATATGGTTGAAATGAGAGATAAGTTTGATTTTAATATCATGGTTAAAGGCGGTGGTGATACAGGTCAAGCCGGTGCAATTAGATTGGGAGTGACTCGTGCATTAATGGTATATGATAATGATTTGCGAAGCGAATTACGTAAAGCAGGCTTTGTAACACGTGATGCTAGAATTGTAGAGCGTAAAAAAGTCGGTCGTAAAAAAGCGCGTAAGAGTGAGCAGTTCTCTAAGCGTTAA
- the cmoA gene encoding carboxy-S-adenosyl-L-methionine synthase CmoA, with product MRDNIFTKENDLVNFAFDSQVANVFDDMVKRSVPAYQSMIEMISLSVKTYGQDNTNYYDLGASTGATSIALGINNPHSNNQIIALDNSPDMVKKCQQNLAGKIDNVDVICGDILDMKFENASIIVLNLTLQFIAPNNRQALINRIYKDLNTNGALIISEKIHFNDQQKQKQIAKLHLNFKRANGYSELEITNKRQSIENVLITDSKQTHFKRFNMAGFKNSICHFQCLNFVSFLAVK from the coding sequence ATGCGTGATAATATCTTCACTAAAGAGAATGACTTAGTTAATTTCGCCTTTGATTCACAAGTGGCCAATGTGTTTGACGACATGGTTAAACGCTCAGTGCCAGCTTATCAATCTATGATTGAGATGATTAGTTTAAGTGTTAAAACTTATGGCCAAGACAATACTAATTATTATGACCTTGGCGCTTCAACAGGTGCCACTTCCATTGCCTTAGGTATCAATAACCCACACTCAAATAATCAAATTATTGCCCTTGACAATTCACCAGATATGGTTAAAAAATGCCAGCAAAATTTAGCAGGTAAAATTGATAATGTTGATGTAATTTGTGGTGATATCCTCGATATGAAGTTTGAAAATGCATCTATTATTGTACTTAATCTAACCTTGCAATTTATTGCACCAAACAATAGACAAGCCTTAATTAATAGGATTTATAAAGATTTAAATACAAATGGCGCATTAATTATTTCTGAAAAAATTCATTTTAATGATCAACAAAAACAAAAACAGATAGCCAAATTACATTTAAATTTTAAACGCGCCAATGGTTATAGCGAGCTTGAGATTACAAATAAACGTCAATCGATTGAAAATGTACTAATAACAGATAGCAAGCAAACCCACTTTAAGCGATTTAACATGGCAGGCTTTAAAAACAGTATTTGTCATTTTCAGTGTCTTAATTTTGTTTCCTTTTTAGCGGTAAAATAA